ATCTTTAAATATCTTGGGAGCAGGACGTAACTCGGTGACATCTTTAATAAACTCTTCCTGAGGAATGGCATCGACTTTACCGGCCAGCAACAGATCGACCGTCTCCGTAACCAACCCTGCTCCTATTGCCATCAGTGCATCATGTACCGTTCCCACATTATCGGTATCGGCTATCGGAAGATGTTTCTGACGGATAATTTTTCCAGTATCGATTTCATGTGTAAGGAAGAATGTTGTAACTCCCGTTTCAGTATCCCCGTTAATAACAGCCCAATTGATCGGAGCTGCACCACGATATTGAGGCAACAAAGATGCATGCAGATTGAATGTTCCGAAGCGTGGCATATCCCACACCACTTCCGGCAACATACGAAAAGCAACCACTATCTGCAAATCGGCCTTCAGCGCACGCAGTTCATCCAGGAACGTTTCATCCTTCAGCTTCTCCGGTTGCAACACCGGAAGATTCTGTGACAAAGCATATTCCTTCACCGGACTTGCCTGTAAAACACTTCCATGACGCCCTACCGGTTTATCCGGCATTGTTATCACTCCTACTACATTATATCCGCCTTCCACCAAGGCACGCAGGCTCTCCACTGCGAAATTGGGAGTGCCCATATATACAATCCGTAACTCTTTTTTTTCCATTTTTTAATCTCCTGAAAAGTTTTCTACCAATACTTCGCGGTATGAATTAAATATCTTTGATTTCGACATAAAGCCGACATAGCGTCCTTCTTCATCCACAACCGGCAAGTTCCATGCTTTCGTATCGTCAAAGATACCCATGATCTGCTCCATCGGTGTCCCGATCTGTATCTTTGCCGGAGCCGACACCATAAACTTGGATACATGAAACCTGTTATATAACTCCGGACGGAACATAATGTTGCGGATATTATCCAATAGCACGACACCTAATAAAACGCCCTTTTCATCGATCACCGGGAAAATATTTCGTCCGCATTTCGCAATGACTTTCACCATATCCCCCAACGACATTTCCGGTGAAACGGTCTGGAAATCTTTTTCAATCACACTGTCCGTATTCAGCAAAGTCAGAACGGCACGGTCCTTATGGTGCGTAAGCAATTCCCCTTTCTGAGCCAGACGCATTGAATAGATACTATGAGGTTCAAACATCAGAATAGTCAGATACGAACTGATGGAAACGATCATCAACGGAAGGAAAAGATCGTATCCACCGGTAAGTTCCGCAATCAGGAACACACCCGTAAGCGGAGCATGCATAACCCCCGACATGATTCCTGCCATTCCCAACAGAGCAAAGTTCTTCTCAGAAATATACATGGTGAAGGGAAAGTAATTGGAAGCATGTGCAAAAAGAAATCCGGAGATACAACCCAAATACAAGCTAGGTGCAAATATACCACCACAACCGCCACCGGCATTGGTCGCACTCGATGCGAACACTTTTGTCAGCAGGATCAGGAACAGGAATACAAGAATCCCCCAATAGGTATCATT
This is a stretch of genomic DNA from Parabacteroides chongii. It encodes these proteins:
- the fmt gene encoding methionyl-tRNA formyltransferase; this encodes MEKKELRIVYMGTPNFAVESLRALVEGGYNVVGVITMPDKPVGRHGSVLQASPVKEYALSQNLPVLQPEKLKDETFLDELRALKADLQIVVAFRMLPEVVWDMPRFGTFNLHASLLPQYRGAAPINWAVINGDTETGVTTFFLTHEIDTGKIIRQKHLPIADTDNVGTVHDALMAIGAGLVTETVDLLLAGKVDAIPQEEFIKDVTELRPAPKIFKDTCRIDWNQPSKRIYDFIRGLSPYPAAWTELVASDGSRQALKVYQAEKRPASHNQAIGVILTDAKSYIDIAVEDGYIRLLDLQLAGKKRMGVKDFLNGNRQIGNYTIK